The sequence CAATATACATCTAATGCTATAAAATTAAGGTTTAAGAATTGGTTCAAATTCTCATGCCTTTTATCtctctaaaaatatatgaagtTGATTATAATACAATGTATATATGACCTCATGAATATCTCTAATCACATGAAATAACTATGAAAATTGGATGCAGTTTTATCATTTAGTATAATCCAAAAGCCATCTCTAAAATTATGAAGTCTCGAGCATAAGCCAATTAATAAaacagaaagaagaaaaggcaATGCAACCATGTAGAAGTGTCCTTTGTATTGGTGAAACTCGCAATGCAACCATGTGTAATTAAAACCGAATAatcttctagtaagaacaaAATCAACTCCAACAGTAGTGAAGAGAAGAGATGAGAGAAAACAGCATAAATTAGCAATTAATATATAAGCTTACATATAGCTATAGCTTGCTAGAGATAACCCATATACGACATTCTTTGTTCACTTCTGTAAAGGTATTAAAACAAGTGTATAACATGGTGACTGACATCAAATTACacttatatagataaatatgtATTGAACCCACTGTTGATTAGCAAGCTTTGTGGTgcgtagtttaaattattctcTGTAGTTATTTTGTCTTGTTTTCTCCCTCACCATTTCCTTGAAACTTTTGCTGCGTCTGTATGCGTGTGTTGATGATGGAGAAAGAGTTAAAGTTGAAGACGATGGAGAAGACAACATAACAATTAAAAGGGGAAAGAGTCGTACACGCAGACTAGCCATATTGTCATGCCCTAGCCATAGCTTTTTCCACCGTCCAATATATTTCTGGGGCCATAATGGAGTAGATAGATAAACATATacttatgtatatatatatatatattatatagtgttaaaacttatttttctaaaaagaatataacttTCATGCGGCTCCATGATGGTGCCGACCCAGCACTCGGACAAATTTTAGGTTTGGAGAGGCTAGTTGcttaacattttatttattgttctagttttttttataagattttaaatatttatttttgagcCTATACTTAGGAACCATGTCGACAGCATTCTAAATTTAGCGCCtatgcataaaataaaatttgctGTTGCCAGACGTGCTTCCACTTCTGTTTATCCAATCAGTGCTTTCAATTTCAACCGTGTTAAAGTATATATGGGACTCAACATTTAGCTTGCCCAAGGGTCGGTTCCCACTACAAAATCTGTAATTGCCTTTAATcctcaaagaaaattacaaagTAAGAGTGTTAGTTcgaatttaatattatgttaaatttaaatcCAAACTATTGATTCGGACTATTTTAATCCTCACAAAAAACATAACTAAATTTAATGTTCCTCAACTCTTATGGAACATATAATTATTGTAATAAATGATATCAATTAAAGGTAGTggcaaatttaattttattcagaAAAACtacttttcataattttttttttaatttttaattttgattcttttttaataatttggattagaattaaaaataaccgAAACTGTATAAACCAAAGTTTTCGACCCTTTAACCATCAACTAGATATTCTATATGCAAGgctaattgattaatttaatttctaaataaattgtaAGTCGGCAATTGAAGACCAGCTGCCAGCCGATTGAAGCCCTTGGCGAGGTCTAGACAACAgtgcttctttctttttcttttcttcctttttccttgtGCCCACCAAAGTATATTTAAAACTTTATGATTCTTAGTATAAATTTTGTACCaatttaattccccttaattAATGGAATTAGAATAGATAAGAATCGCTGCCACAAATTTAATAtggtaataaaattttaaatttaaatatttttataatttaaaagtaataattgatataaaatgtaattgcggatattatatatatttttaccttATTCGcataataaaaggaaaaagaaagaaaaaaagaaaaacaacgtGCAAGTCAAGCTCCAATTGAAAATGGGTCCACTCATAACCGTCCAAATATTTGTTTGTTTCGGTTGACAAGAAGCAGTTATCCATGATGCGTCCTGCTCGACTAAAAACGTTTTTCATTCTTAAATCAGGACACTAAATGTGGATTTtgtttaagaataattaataaccTTCAATAGTTACCTTATACCACTCtcgtttaattaattaattaataaatgagaaaTTATAGCAGTTAGCACTTGCCATTAATATCTTGACACTTGTAAGACTCAgaatctattaaatatatcttttttttttcttttttaaaataaaaaaagaatttctttaggattattacttttatttttcttgcagGCCCCAACAGTGACATCCTGGTCGGTCATAAAAGGACGCTTCAAAAAGGCCTCCAAGAATTTTAGTTAGAGCAGAGTTCCTCAAAAAGTTCCTTATATAATATCTCATCCtctcactttttctttatttatttattcaaatatagaattttacaGCTCTGTACtgtcaatatttttatattttatatttaataattttaattaataaattttcaatcaatttcattcaatattaaatcattcataattctattatatcatatttaataattattctgaattagaaaaatattttaaaaattactagGATAGTAGCCTATTAGTATCGTTATTGGTGCAAaactaaaattcttttttttttttattattattatatatatatatgtatgtttaaatcattatttgaattaaaaattaaatactttgTTTATAGtcatttttagatatattgcTTAAAgactaatttaaaatattgactataataaaattagtaagtCAATAGTGTTgagatttaataattttaatttactcAGCCGTACTTTTCATCTAATTTTGATAGGtcgtttttttcttttatttattcaaaaatataaattatttttttatttttaatttaattattaaatatctataataaCATTCCTTAGTTAACAGATATATATATCAACTcctataattaatttctatttaattttaaaatttaaaattaatatataatttttttaatcttagtatgtaatttttttatttaaatctcagaaattataaaaaaaaatgataaatctatcaatatttgaattatcatgcattatattaaaaaaatctattaagaGTATTCTAGtaaaaaagaagttaaaaacattggtattaattaaaagaataaaaaaatttataaattgaaaatgacaTTAAAGTTGGATGGAGAGTATAGTATAAACTATTAAAAGGTGGacccaaaataaaatgaatagcTATAGGAGCAGCTAATAAAAACTCACACGTGCAGCCTCATTTATTTAAGGCCGTCTAATGGCTACTAAGTCCATGTATGTCCCAACAATTTATAACTCCTTAAACCTCACCATTTAAACCTCAGTAACTCCATTCTTTCAAATTCCCAGAGCCACACACAAAATCCCACcatattctctctctctctctctctctctctctctctctctcttaaaaGTTCATAACTATGTGCCAATTATCTTCACCATCTCATCCTTGCAAAAGCAATTTAGAGTTAGACCCATCAACCAAAGTACAAAAACAATCTGACATGTTAAGTACTCCTTTGGTCCCCAAGAATCCAACATTATCTCAACCACAAAACACTAATCCTCAAAATAACCATCTTTCTTTAGCAATCAAAGAAGCCAAATGCATAGCCAATATTGCTTTTCCAATGATATTAACTGGGCTCTTACTCTACTCTCGCTCCATGATTTCCATGCTCTTTCTTGGCCGTCTTGGCGAGCTCGCCTTAGCCGGTGGCTCTTTAGCAATCGGGTTTGCCAACATCACCGGTTACTCTATTCTCTCCGGTCTTGCCATGGGAATGGAACCCATCTGCGGCCAAGCTTTTGGTGCTAAAAGATATAAGCTTATTGGCCTAACTTTACAAAGAACCATTCTGTTGCTTTTCTTGATTTCATTTCCCATAGCTTTTTTATGGTTCAACATGAAAAAGATCCTTATCTTTTGTGGCCAAGAAGATGATATAGCTACAGAAGCGCAATCCTACATTCTTTATTCACTTCCTGACCTTATCTTGCAATCACTTCTGCATCCTTTGCGTATATACCTTAGAACTCAATCCATAACTCTGCCTCTGACATTTTGTGCAGCTCTTTCTATTCTTCTACATATACCCATTAactattttcttgtttctgtTCTTAATCTTGGAATTAAAGGCGTTGCCTTAAGTGGGATTTGGACTAACTTCAATCTTGTAGCTTCATTGATCATTTATGTTCTGTTCTCCGGTGTTTACAAGAAAACATGGAGTGGGATTTCTTCAGAGTGCTTTAAAGGATGGAAATCTTTACTGAATTTAGCAATTCCAAGTTGCATTTCTGTTTGTCTTGAATGGTGGTGGTATGagattatgatattattatgtgGGTTGTTGTTGAATCCAAGAGCTACGGTTGCTTCGATGGGAATCTTGATTCAAACCACTGCTTTGATATACATTTTCCCATCTTCTTTGAGTTTTAGTGTGTCGACAAGAGTTGGTAATGAATTGGGTGCCAGTAATCCTCTAAAGGCAAAATTTGCTGCTATTGTTTGTCTCTCTTCAAGCTTCTTTTTGGGATTTTCCGCATTGTTTTTCGCGGTTATGGTGAGGAATGTTTGGTCGTGTATGTTTACAGAAGATGCAGAGATCATTGCATTGACATCAATGGTTTTGCCTATAATTGGTCTTTGTGAGCTTGGAAATTGCCCACAAACAACTGGTTGTGGTGTTTTGCGGGGAACTGCTACGCCTAAGACCGGTGCAAATATTAATTTGGCATGCTTTTACCTTGTGGGTATGCCTGTTGCTGTTTTCTTAAGTTTCTATGCTGGCTTTGATTTTAAAGGTCTCTGGCTTGGTCTCTTAGCCGCCCAAGGCTCATGTGTTGTGACCATGTTGTTCGTTTTGACTCGCACCGATTGGGAATTGCAAGCCCGTAGGGCTAGACAACTCACAGGAAATGTAGAAAATGTGGGTAGCGATGATCATGACATTGAAGAGGAGGATGAGATACTAAAGCTCGAGACGGAACGATTGTCCAATTCATTAAGAGATAAcaatttattagtttagttGAGTACGAATGCGatggtaattttttttttttataatagataTTTGATTgatatattcatttaattttcataagaatatatgttattaattttattaatttttttcgtTTACTTGtaaaaaagatagaatttGATTGAATATTAGAGAAGTAGTGCCTTTGTTTGATCCATTGTTTCttatggaaagaaaaattggaaCATAGATTTCCTTGGTGTATAACAAACTTCTGTGGAATCATGATGTtattcttttgtctttttgttTGGATGGTAATGCATTTGAGGAAAGTAGTTTAGGACTTTGGCTTGCTTGGCATATGTGACCAATTGAAGAAGTATCCAGCTTGTGAACTTCACCTGCATAAGGCGCGTAACGCCTACGTATTTGACTGGTCA comes from Ricinus communis isolate WT05 ecotype wild-type chromosome 5, ASM1957865v1, whole genome shotgun sequence and encodes:
- the LOC8265407 gene encoding protein DETOXIFICATION 49; translation: MCQLSSPSHPCKSNLELDPSTKVQKQSDMLSTPLVPKNPTLSQPQNTNPQNNHLSLAIKEAKCIANIAFPMILTGLLLYSRSMISMLFLGRLGELALAGGSLAIGFANITGYSILSGLAMGMEPICGQAFGAKRYKLIGLTLQRTILLLFLISFPIAFLWFNMKKILIFCGQEDDIATEAQSYILYSLPDLILQSLLHPLRIYLRTQSITLPLTFCAALSILLHIPINYFLVSVLNLGIKGVALSGIWTNFNLVASLIIYVLFSGVYKKTWSGISSECFKGWKSLLNLAIPSCISVCLEWWWYEIMILLCGLLLNPRATVASMGILIQTTALIYIFPSSLSFSVSTRVGNELGASNPLKAKFAAIVCLSSSFFLGFSALFFAVMVRNVWSCMFTEDAEIIALTSMVLPIIGLCELGNCPQTTGCGVLRGTATPKTGANINLACFYLVGMPVAVFLSFYAGFDFKGLWLGLLAAQGSCVVTMLFVLTRTDWELQARRARQLTGNVENVGSDDHDIEEEDEILKLETERLSNSLRDNNLLV